The proteins below are encoded in one region of Archocentrus centrarchus isolate MPI-CPG fArcCen1 chromosome 13, fArcCen1, whole genome shotgun sequence:
- the aasdhppt gene encoding L-aminoadipate-semialdehyde dehydrogenase-phosphopantetheinyl transferase isoform X1 — protein MGSVRWAFRYGSWTPSRSDWLFAARCIQREEKERIGEFLFAKDAKSAMAGRLLLRKFVFEKMGIPWSEIRLERSPRGKPYLAAPVKVSSESELAWSFNLSHQGDYTVLAAEQGRQVGVDIMKIAMPGSSSVPEFFRIMTRQFTAHEWSSIQSAGSERQQLAGFYRHWALKESFIKAIGTGLGFNLQRVEFHLPSEPLTQGRVLHQTKMHLDEEEEEDWVFEESLLDADHHVAVALGPADKPCSAPLPFSLLSPTTFTVLSFSELIASASPLTDEDPAYWDSFEMKAEAPQRQKDTHTST, from the exons ATGGGCTCCGTCCGCTGGGCTTTCCGCTATGGATCGTGGACCCCGAGCAGGTCTGATTGGCTGTTTGCAGCTCGCTGCATCCAACGGGAGGAGAAAGAGCGGATCGGGGAGTTTTTGTTCGCCAAGGACGCAAAGTCAGCTATG GCTGGCCGGTTGTTGCTCAGGAAGTTCGTGTTTGAGAAGATGGGGATCCCGTGGTCAGAGATCAGACTGGAGCGATCTCCCAGAGGGAAACCTTACCTGGCAGCACCTGTTAag GTGAGTTCAGAGTCAGAACTGGCCTGGAGTTTCAATCTCTCCCACCAAGGGGACTACACGGTGCTTGCTGCAGAGCAGGGGCGGCAGGTCGGAGTGGATATCATGAAGATAGCTATGCCTG GTAGCAGCTCTGTGCCGGAGTTTTTCCGCATTATGACTCGTCAGTTTACAGCGCACGAGTGGAGCAGCATCCAATCAGCCGGCTCAGAGCGCCAGCAGCTCGCCGGGTTCTACCGCCACTGG GCCCTGAAGGAGAGCTTCATCAAAGCCATCGGCACCGGTCTGGGCTTCAACCTGCAGAGGGTGGAGTTTCACCTGCCGTCTGAGCCGCTCACACAGGGCCGGGTGCTGCACCAGACCAAGATGCATCTagatgaggaagaagaagaggactgGGTGTTCGAA GAGAGCTTGCTGGATGCTGATCATCATGTTGCTGTAGCACTCGGACCAGCAGACAAACCgtgctctgca cctcttcctttctctcttctttcacCCACCACATTTACCGTGCTGTCGTTCAGCGAGCTCATCGCCTCGGCATCGCCTCTAACAGATGAAGACCCCGCCTACTGGGATAGctttgagatgaaggctgaagctcCGCAGAGACAGAAGGATACACACACGTCCACATAG
- the aasdhppt gene encoding L-aminoadipate-semialdehyde dehydrogenase-phosphopantetheinyl transferase isoform X2, whose translation MGSVRWAFRYGSWTPSRSDWLFAARCIQREEKERIGEFLFAKDAKSAMAGRLLLRKFVFEKMGIPWSEIRLERSPRGKPYLAAPVKVSSESELAWSFNLSHQGDYTVLAAEQGRQVGVDIMKIAMPGSSSVPEFFRIMTRQFTAHEWSSIQSAGSERQQLAGFYRHWALKESFIKAIGTGLGFNLQRVEFHLPSEPLTQGRVLHQTKMHLDEEEEEDWVFEESLLDADHHVAVALGPADKPCSARAHRLGIASNR comes from the exons ATGGGCTCCGTCCGCTGGGCTTTCCGCTATGGATCGTGGACCCCGAGCAGGTCTGATTGGCTGTTTGCAGCTCGCTGCATCCAACGGGAGGAGAAAGAGCGGATCGGGGAGTTTTTGTTCGCCAAGGACGCAAAGTCAGCTATG GCTGGCCGGTTGTTGCTCAGGAAGTTCGTGTTTGAGAAGATGGGGATCCCGTGGTCAGAGATCAGACTGGAGCGATCTCCCAGAGGGAAACCTTACCTGGCAGCACCTGTTAag GTGAGTTCAGAGTCAGAACTGGCCTGGAGTTTCAATCTCTCCCACCAAGGGGACTACACGGTGCTTGCTGCAGAGCAGGGGCGGCAGGTCGGAGTGGATATCATGAAGATAGCTATGCCTG GTAGCAGCTCTGTGCCGGAGTTTTTCCGCATTATGACTCGTCAGTTTACAGCGCACGAGTGGAGCAGCATCCAATCAGCCGGCTCAGAGCGCCAGCAGCTCGCCGGGTTCTACCGCCACTGG GCCCTGAAGGAGAGCTTCATCAAAGCCATCGGCACCGGTCTGGGCTTCAACCTGCAGAGGGTGGAGTTTCACCTGCCGTCTGAGCCGCTCACACAGGGCCGGGTGCTGCACCAGACCAAGATGCATCTagatgaggaagaagaagaggactgGGTGTTCGAA GAGAGCTTGCTGGATGCTGATCATCATGTTGCTGTAGCACTCGGACCAGCAGACAAACCgtgctctgca CGAGCTCATCGCCTCGGCATCGCCTCTAACAGATGA
- the msantd4 gene encoding myb/SANT-like DNA-binding domain-containing protein 4: protein MKHLKRKRKSNYSVRETQTLIREIHKRRDVLFSRQQNTAINELKRQAWEEVAQGVNALGEGELRTAAEVKRRYLDWRALTKKKQLQAELSRSSSSPSLAMNTVYDNSSPEHEAPSLGSGCDQLLDLSGFPKDWHCDWPELVALSEPSRQAAAALPGVKIEDDVSEYRLDGDVGDGEMDDDDIPSLLCDIESCVEGHRTDVYPHNNLGMLSPSKDPTSTTNRDLLLPGGLMGMLGELSSHENIGAEFLVAVEKHRLELEKQRLAVETERLAVEKERLVVEKERLRQTEVERERLQIEKERLQVERERLRLLRVGQSEYIDSSFNLPPQQGPTFSSASSLSSTHDGQRVKGVSAMDLEAEKLNLEKEKLQLEKERLQFIKFEAGRLQIERERLQVEKERLQLHKDHLSVKI from the exons ATGAAGCACCtgaaaaggaagaggaagagcaaCTACAGCGTGAGGGAAACACAGACTCTCATCAGGGAGATCCACAAGAGGAGAGATGTGTTGTTCTCCAGACAGCAG AACACAGCCATTAATGAGCTGAAGAGGCAGGCATGGGAGGAAGTGGCACAAGGTGTGAATGCCCTGGGAGAGGGGGAGCTGCGCACTGCTGCCGAA GTGAAGCGTCGGTACCTCGACTGGCGTGcgctgacaaagaaaaaacagctgcaggctGAGCTCTCCCGCTCTTCCTCATCCCCCTCTTTGGCCATGAACACTGTGTATGATAATTCCTCTCCTGAGCACGAGGCACCATCTCTGGGATCTGGTTGTGACCAGCTGCTTGACCTCTCGGGCTTTCCAAAGGACTGGCACTGCGACTGGCCGGAGCTGGTGGCTCTCAGTGAGCCCAGCAGGCAGGCCGCGGCGGCACTGCCGGGAGTGAAGATTGAGGACGATGTCAGTGAATACAGA CTGGATGGGGATGTGGGAGATGGAGAaatggatgatgatgatattcCCTCTCTCCTTTGTGACATTGAGTCGTGTGTAGAGGGGCACCGCACTGATGTTTACCCCCACAACAACTTGGGCATGCTTAGCCCCTCCAAGGATCCAACTTCCACCACCAACAGAGATCTACTGCTGCCTGGAGGCCTGATGGGAATGCTGGGTGAGCTCAGCAGTCACGAGAACATAGGAGCAGAGTTTCTGGTTGCTGTTGAGAAACATCGATTGGAGCTGGAGAAACAACGGCTGGCTGTGGAGACTGAACGCCTGGCTGTGGAGAAAGAGCGGCTGGTGGTGGAGAAAGAGCGACTTCGTCAGACAGAGGTAGAGAGAGAACGGCTGCAAATAGAGAAGGAGAGGTTacaggtggagagagagaggctgaggctcTTGCGTGTTGGCCAGTCAGAGTACATAGACTCTTCTTTTAACCTGCCGCCACAACAAGGCCCAACGTTTTCCTCCGCTTCCTCTTTATCCTCAACTCATGATGGACAGAGGGTGAAGGGAGTGTCAGCAATGGATTTAGAGGCAGAAAAATTAAATTTGGAGAAGGAGAAACTGCAGCTGGAGAAGGAGAGACTGCAGTTCATCAAGTTTGAGGCTGGCAGGCTGCAGATTGAAAGAGAGCGCCTGCAAGTGGAGAAAGAGAGATTGCAGCTCCACAAAGACCATTTGTCAGTAAAAATCTGA